The following are from one region of the Strix uralensis isolate ZFMK-TIS-50842 chromosome 4, bStrUra1, whole genome shotgun sequence genome:
- the ARID4A gene encoding AT-rich interactive domain-containing protein 4A isoform X3, producing MKAADEPAYLTVGTDVSAKYRGAFCEAKIKTVKRLVKVKVVLKGDNSTQLVQDDQVKGPLRVGAMVETKMPDGSFQEAVISKLTDASWYTVVFDDGDERTLRRTSLCLKGERHFAESETLDQLPLTNPEHFGTPVIGKKSNRGRRSSLPVTEDEKEEESSEEEDEDKRRLNDELLGKVVSVTCNSEKADWYPALVVSPSCNDDVTVKKDQCLVRSFADSKFYSVARKDIKELDVQNLPKSESSPKKGLQEASTFLSTKVVPRNWKMDISEILESSSSDEEDGAAAETDEEEEKREEKTEEVAPEEELDPEERDNFLQQLYKFMEDRGTPINKPPVLGYKDLNLFKLFRLVYQQGGCDNIESGAVWKQIYMDLGIPILNSAASYNVKTAYRKYLYGFEEYCRSANIQFRTIHHNEPKVVEDTQKHVEPMEESVKEEQKMPPTEVKKEAEENYSSSESEKEEIELRSPRGRRRLARDATPAKKDSEEDKTQDKLKDSNKENKDIEETPEHAEKKENETPLGKKSTPKQKEKKIKKQEDSDKESDEEEERQRERYDEWVKADRIIWPVDKGGPKRKQKKKMKNKEDSEKDEKKDEEKQKSKRGRPPLKSTLPSNTSCSLSKTPNSEGKSGARSARNNLSDSSPLPNGTEDSGSSDSEADESSEKNLNEEFSPETSELEKSEKLHDEKLDEENPKIPHALKENDRTQVQPLETLKLEVEEGEQIVQIFGNKTEQIEEIKREAEKSPKGKGRRSKTKDPSLENAKISPGSQEEVANESLTEPERLDVSSLDCKEISSTTESETEPSTKDKKLLKRKTLEQASPEKRNRRESEMEVPNIVSEERTNECTGAEECRGLNAEEALRTENEEMPSLVAESVQHGQELRNENFEHPSEENENVPLKDEDDAMPQIGPETLLCHEVDLDDLDEKEKSSSEETISEKPDPNASTSNPSALPPAVQSSFSVASPLALSQDESRSIKSESDMTIEVDSVAEESQEGLCESESANGFEASTTSSNCSIAVQEREVGEKGQKRPSDSNSGTLAKKQKRTPKRTSAAAKNEKNGTGQSSDSEDLPVLDSSSKCTPVKHINASKPQKISRSPARVISPHIKDGEKDKHREKHHHQNASPRVYKWSFQLNELDNMSSTERISFLQEKLQEIRKYYMSLKSEVATIDRRRKRLKKKDREVSHTGASMSSASSDTGMSPSSSSPPQNVLAVECR from the exons TTtttgatgatggtgatgaaagGACCTTAAGACGAACTTCATTATGCTTGAAGGGAGAAAGGCACTTTGCAGAAAGCGAG ACACTTGATCAATTGCCACTAACTAATCCAGAGCACTTTGGAACTCCAGTTATTGGGAAGAAATCTAATAGAGGAAGAAGATCTTCTCTTCCTGT tactgaagatgaaaaggaagaagaaagtagTGAAGAAGAGGATGAAGATAAAAGGCGTCTCAATGATGAATTGCTTGGCAAAGTTGTGAGTGTGACTTGTAATTCTGAGAAGGCAGACTGGTATCCAGCTTTG GTTGTGTCTCCCAGCTGTAATGATGACGTCACTGTGAAAAAGGACCAGTGTTTAGTTCGATCGTTTGCAGATTCCAAATT TTACTCAGTAGCAAGAAAAGACATTAAAGAACTAGATGTTCAAAACTTACCAAAATCTGAGTCCTCTCCTAAAAAAG GGCTACAGGAGGCAAGCACGTTTCTCAGCACAAAGGTCGTTCCTCGGAACTGGAAAATGGACATCAGTGAAATTCTGGAGTCCTCTAGCAGCGATGAGGAAGATGGAGCTGCTGCAGAAactgatgaagaggaagaaaagagagaggagaaaacgGAAGAAGTAGCG CCTGAGGAAGAGCTTGATCCTGAAGAGAGGGACAACTTCCTCCAACAGCTTTACAAGTTTATGGAAGACAGAG gtACTCCTATCAACAAACCACCTGTTCTGGGCTACAAGGACCTTAATCTCTTCAAACTTTTTAGACTGGTATATCAGCAGGGTGGGTGTGACAAT attGAGAGTGGTGCTGTATGGAAGCAAATTTATATGGACCTTGGCATTCCTATTTTGAACTCTGCTGCTTCCTACAATGTAAAAACTGCTTATAGAAA GTATCTTTATGGTTTTGAAGAGTACTGCCGTTCTGCAAACATTCAGTTTAGGACCATCCATCACAATGAACCAAAAGTGGTAGAAGATACACAGAAACACGTGGAACCAATGGAGGAAAGTgtaaaagaggaacaaaaaatGCCCccaacagaagttaaaaaagaagcagaagagaattATTCCAGCAGTgaaagtgaaaaagaagaaatagaactAAGATCCCCAAGG GGACGAAGAAGACTTGCCCGTGATGCAACCCCTGCTAAAAAAGATAGTGAAGAGGATAAAACACAAGATAAATTAAAAGAcagtaacaaagaaaacaaagatataGAGGAAACACCTGAgcatgcagaaaagaaagaaaatgaaactccactagggaaaaaaagtacaccaaagcaaaaagagaaaaaaattaaaaaacaggaGGATTCTGATAAAGAGTCAGACGAAGAGGAagagaggcagagggagag ATATGATGAATGGGTAAAAGCTGATCGGATTATCTGGCCTGTGGACAAAGGAGGaccaaagagaaaacagaagaaaaaaatgaaa AATAAAGAAGACAGTGAAAAGGATGAGAAGAAGGATGAGGAGAAACAAAAATCCAAGCGTGGGCGACCCCCTCTGAAATCTACTCTTCCATCAAACACATCTTGCAGTTTATCCAAAACGCCGAATAGCGAAGGTAAATCAGGAGCCAGAAGTGCACGGAACAACTTGTCAGATTCCTCACCATTACCAAATGGAACAGAAG ACTCTGGCTCATCTGACAGTGAAGCAGATGAGTCATCTGAAAAGAATTTGAATGAAGAATTTTCTCCAGAAACttcagaactggaaaaaagtgaaaaactaCACGATGAGAAGCTAGATGAAGAAAACCCAAAGATTCCTCATGCATTGAAAGAAAATGATAGGACTCAAGTACAGCCACTAGAAACACTGAAACTGGAAGTTGAAGAAGGTGAACAAATTGTTCAgatttttggaaataaaacagaacaaatagAAGAAATCAAAAGGGAGGCTGAAAAATCACctaaaggaaaagggagaaggagcaAGACAAAAGATCCCTCTTTAGAGAATGCAAAGATTTCACCGGGGAGCCAAGAAGAGGTAGCAAATGAATCTCTTACAGAACCTGAAAGATTAGACGTGTCTTCCTTGGACTGTAAAGAAATTTCCAGCACTACTGAAAGTGAAACAGAACCTTCTACAAAAGATAAGAagcttttgaaaaggaaaactttggAACAGGCATCGCCTGAGAAGAGAAATCGACGAGAAAGTGAGATGGAAGTGCCAAATATTGTATCTGAAGAGAGGACCAATGAATGTACTGGAGCAGAGGAATGTAGAGGGCTGAACGCTGAAGAGGCCCTCAGAACTGAAAACGAGGAGATGCCATCCCTGGTGGCAGAGTCGGTTCAGCACGGGCAAGAGCTGAGGAATGAGAACTTTGAACACCCATCTGAAGAAAATGAGAACGTCCCCTTAAAAGATGAGGATGATGCAATGCCTCAGATTGGTCCTGAAACGTTGCTTTGCCATGAAGTAGACTTGGATGACTTGGACGAAAAGGAGAAGAGCAGTAGTGAAGAAACAATATCAGAAAAGCCAGACCCTAATGCTTCAACTTCAAATCCATCTGCCTTACCCCCTGCTGTCCAGTCGAGCTTTTCAGTGGCCTCACCTCTTGCCCTTAGCCAGGACGAGTCGCGCAGTATCAAGAGTGAAAGCGACATGACCATTGAAGTCGACAGCGTGGCTGAAGAGTCGCAAGAAGGTCTCTGTGAAAGCGAGTCTGCTAACGGATTTGAAGCCAGTACTACATCGAGCAATTGTAGTATAGCCGTGCAAGAGAGAGAGGTGGGAGAGAAAG GTCAAAAAAGACCCAGTGATAGCAATAGTGGAACACTGGCAAAAAAACAAAAGCGTACTCCAAAGCGAACAAGTGCTGCAgccaaaaatgaaaagaatggaACAG GACAAAGCAGTGACAGTGAAGACCTTCCTGTCCTGGACAGTTCCAGTAAATGTACTCCTGTAAAACACATAAACGCATCCAAACCACAGAAGATTTCTCGATCACCTGCAAGAGTGATTTCACCTCACATCAAAGATGGGGAGAAGGATAAACACAGAGAGAAACACCACCATCAGAATGCTTCGCCAAGAGTATACAAATGGAGTTTTCAGCTCA ATGAGCTAGACAATATGAGCAGCACTGAAAGGATCTCCTTCTTGCAAGAAAAACTACAGGAAATACGAAAATACTACATGTCCTTGAAGTCAGAAGTAGCAACCATAGACAGGAGAAGAAAAcgattaaaaaagaaagacagagaag TGTCACATACAGGAGCATCCATGTCATCCGCTTCATCAGACACTGGAATGAGTCCATCATCATCTTCTCCTCCACAAAACGTGCTTGCTGTAGAATGCAGGTGA
- the ARID4A gene encoding AT-rich interactive domain-containing protein 4A isoform X2, whose amino-acid sequence MKAADEPAYLTVGTDVSAKYRGAFCEAKIKTVKRLVKVKVVLKGDNSTQLVQDDQVKGPLRVGAMVETKMPDGSFQEAVISKLTDASWYTVVFDDGDERTLRRTSLCLKGERHFAESETLDQLPLTNPEHFGTPVIGKKSNRGRRSSLPVTEDEKEEESSEEEDEDKRRLNDELLGKVVSVTCNSEKADWYPALVVSPSCNDDVTVKKDQCLVRSFADSKFYSVARKDIKELDVQNLPKSESSPKKGLQEASTFLSTKVVPRNWKMDISEILESSSSDEEDGAAAETDEEEEKREEKTEEVAPEEELDPEERDNFLQQLYKFMEDRGTPINKPPVLGYKDLNLFKLFRLVYQQGGCDNIESGAVWKQIYMDLGIPILNSAASYNVKTAYRKYLYGFEEYCRSANIQFRTIHHNEPKVVEDTQKHVEPMEESVKEEQKMPPTEVKKEAEENYSSSESEKEEIELRSPRGRRRLARDATPAKKDSEEDKTQDKLKDSNKENKDIEETPEHAEKKENETPLGKKSTPKQKEKKIKKQEDSDKESDEEEERQREREEIENKGESEGEEDEEDAEPCLTGTKVKVKYGRGKTQKIYEASIKSTEIDDGEVLYLVHYYGWNVRYDEWVKADRIIWPVDKGGPKRKQKKKMKNKEDSEKDEKKDEEKQKSKRGRPPLKSTLPSNTSCSLSKTPNSEDSGSSDSEADESSEKNLNEEFSPETSELEKSEKLHDEKLDEENPKIPHALKENDRTQVQPLETLKLEVEEGEQIVQIFGNKTEQIEEIKREAEKSPKGKGRRSKTKDPSLENAKISPGSQEEVANESLTEPERLDVSSLDCKEISSTTESETEPSTKDKKLLKRKTLEQASPEKRNRRESEMEVPNIVSEERTNECTGAEECRGLNAEEALRTENEEMPSLVAESVQHGQELRNENFEHPSEENENVPLKDEDDAMPQIGPETLLCHEVDLDDLDEKEKSSSEETISEKPDPNASTSNPSALPPAVQSSFSVASPLALSQDESRSIKSESDMTIEVDSVAEESQEGLCESESANGFEASTTSSNCSIAVQEREVGEKGQKRPSDSNSGTLAKKQKRTPKRTSAAAKNEKNGTGQSSDSEDLPVLDSSSKCTPVKHINASKPQKISRSPARVISPHIKDGEKDKHREKHHHQNASPRVYKWSFQLNELDNMSSTERISFLQEKLQEIRKYYMSLKSEVATIDRRRKRLKKKDREVSHTGASMSSASSDTGMSPSSSSPPQNVLAVECR is encoded by the exons TTtttgatgatggtgatgaaagGACCTTAAGACGAACTTCATTATGCTTGAAGGGAGAAAGGCACTTTGCAGAAAGCGAG ACACTTGATCAATTGCCACTAACTAATCCAGAGCACTTTGGAACTCCAGTTATTGGGAAGAAATCTAATAGAGGAAGAAGATCTTCTCTTCCTGT tactgaagatgaaaaggaagaagaaagtagTGAAGAAGAGGATGAAGATAAAAGGCGTCTCAATGATGAATTGCTTGGCAAAGTTGTGAGTGTGACTTGTAATTCTGAGAAGGCAGACTGGTATCCAGCTTTG GTTGTGTCTCCCAGCTGTAATGATGACGTCACTGTGAAAAAGGACCAGTGTTTAGTTCGATCGTTTGCAGATTCCAAATT TTACTCAGTAGCAAGAAAAGACATTAAAGAACTAGATGTTCAAAACTTACCAAAATCTGAGTCCTCTCCTAAAAAAG GGCTACAGGAGGCAAGCACGTTTCTCAGCACAAAGGTCGTTCCTCGGAACTGGAAAATGGACATCAGTGAAATTCTGGAGTCCTCTAGCAGCGATGAGGAAGATGGAGCTGCTGCAGAAactgatgaagaggaagaaaagagagaggagaaaacgGAAGAAGTAGCG CCTGAGGAAGAGCTTGATCCTGAAGAGAGGGACAACTTCCTCCAACAGCTTTACAAGTTTATGGAAGACAGAG gtACTCCTATCAACAAACCACCTGTTCTGGGCTACAAGGACCTTAATCTCTTCAAACTTTTTAGACTGGTATATCAGCAGGGTGGGTGTGACAAT attGAGAGTGGTGCTGTATGGAAGCAAATTTATATGGACCTTGGCATTCCTATTTTGAACTCTGCTGCTTCCTACAATGTAAAAACTGCTTATAGAAA GTATCTTTATGGTTTTGAAGAGTACTGCCGTTCTGCAAACATTCAGTTTAGGACCATCCATCACAATGAACCAAAAGTGGTAGAAGATACACAGAAACACGTGGAACCAATGGAGGAAAGTgtaaaagaggaacaaaaaatGCCCccaacagaagttaaaaaagaagcagaagagaattATTCCAGCAGTgaaagtgaaaaagaagaaatagaactAAGATCCCCAAGG GGACGAAGAAGACTTGCCCGTGATGCAACCCCTGCTAAAAAAGATAGTGAAGAGGATAAAACACAAGATAAATTAAAAGAcagtaacaaagaaaacaaagatataGAGGAAACACCTGAgcatgcagaaaagaaagaaaatgaaactccactagggaaaaaaagtacaccaaagcaaaaagagaaaaaaattaaaaaacaggaGGATTCTGATAAAGAGTCAGACGAAGAGGAagagaggcagagggagag GGAGGAAATTGAGAACAAAGGAGAATCAGAAGgtgaagaggatgaggaggatgcAGAACCCTGCCTGACTGGAACCAAAGTGAAAGTAAAATATGGACGTGGAAAGACTCAAAAAATTTATGAAGCCAGtattaaaagcacagaaattgaTGATGGAGAAGTTTTATATTTAGTGCATTACTATGGTTGGAATGTAAG ATATGATGAATGGGTAAAAGCTGATCGGATTATCTGGCCTGTGGACAAAGGAGGaccaaagagaaaacagaagaaaaaaatgaaa AATAAAGAAGACAGTGAAAAGGATGAGAAGAAGGATGAGGAGAAACAAAAATCCAAGCGTGGGCGACCCCCTCTGAAATCTACTCTTCCATCAAACACATCTTGCAGTTTATCCAAAACGCCGAATAGCGAAG ACTCTGGCTCATCTGACAGTGAAGCAGATGAGTCATCTGAAAAGAATTTGAATGAAGAATTTTCTCCAGAAACttcagaactggaaaaaagtgaaaaactaCACGATGAGAAGCTAGATGAAGAAAACCCAAAGATTCCTCATGCATTGAAAGAAAATGATAGGACTCAAGTACAGCCACTAGAAACACTGAAACTGGAAGTTGAAGAAGGTGAACAAATTGTTCAgatttttggaaataaaacagaacaaatagAAGAAATCAAAAGGGAGGCTGAAAAATCACctaaaggaaaagggagaaggagcaAGACAAAAGATCCCTCTTTAGAGAATGCAAAGATTTCACCGGGGAGCCAAGAAGAGGTAGCAAATGAATCTCTTACAGAACCTGAAAGATTAGACGTGTCTTCCTTGGACTGTAAAGAAATTTCCAGCACTACTGAAAGTGAAACAGAACCTTCTACAAAAGATAAGAagcttttgaaaaggaaaactttggAACAGGCATCGCCTGAGAAGAGAAATCGACGAGAAAGTGAGATGGAAGTGCCAAATATTGTATCTGAAGAGAGGACCAATGAATGTACTGGAGCAGAGGAATGTAGAGGGCTGAACGCTGAAGAGGCCCTCAGAACTGAAAACGAGGAGATGCCATCCCTGGTGGCAGAGTCGGTTCAGCACGGGCAAGAGCTGAGGAATGAGAACTTTGAACACCCATCTGAAGAAAATGAGAACGTCCCCTTAAAAGATGAGGATGATGCAATGCCTCAGATTGGTCCTGAAACGTTGCTTTGCCATGAAGTAGACTTGGATGACTTGGACGAAAAGGAGAAGAGCAGTAGTGAAGAAACAATATCAGAAAAGCCAGACCCTAATGCTTCAACTTCAAATCCATCTGCCTTACCCCCTGCTGTCCAGTCGAGCTTTTCAGTGGCCTCACCTCTTGCCCTTAGCCAGGACGAGTCGCGCAGTATCAAGAGTGAAAGCGACATGACCATTGAAGTCGACAGCGTGGCTGAAGAGTCGCAAGAAGGTCTCTGTGAAAGCGAGTCTGCTAACGGATTTGAAGCCAGTACTACATCGAGCAATTGTAGTATAGCCGTGCAAGAGAGAGAGGTGGGAGAGAAAG GTCAAAAAAGACCCAGTGATAGCAATAGTGGAACACTGGCAAAAAAACAAAAGCGTACTCCAAAGCGAACAAGTGCTGCAgccaaaaatgaaaagaatggaACAG GACAAAGCAGTGACAGTGAAGACCTTCCTGTCCTGGACAGTTCCAGTAAATGTACTCCTGTAAAACACATAAACGCATCCAAACCACAGAAGATTTCTCGATCACCTGCAAGAGTGATTTCACCTCACATCAAAGATGGGGAGAAGGATAAACACAGAGAGAAACACCACCATCAGAATGCTTCGCCAAGAGTATACAAATGGAGTTTTCAGCTCA ATGAGCTAGACAATATGAGCAGCACTGAAAGGATCTCCTTCTTGCAAGAAAAACTACAGGAAATACGAAAATACTACATGTCCTTGAAGTCAGAAGTAGCAACCATAGACAGGAGAAGAAAAcgattaaaaaagaaagacagagaag TGTCACATACAGGAGCATCCATGTCATCCGCTTCATCAGACACTGGAATGAGTCCATCATCATCTTCTCCTCCACAAAACGTGCTTGCTGTAGAATGCAGGTGA
- the ARID4A gene encoding AT-rich interactive domain-containing protein 4A isoform X1 produces the protein MKAADEPAYLTVGTDVSAKYRGAFCEAKIKTVKRLVKVKVVLKGDNSTQLVQDDQVKGPLRVGAMVETKMPDGSFQEAVISKLTDASWYTVVFDDGDERTLRRTSLCLKGERHFAESETLDQLPLTNPEHFGTPVIGKKSNRGRRSSLPVTEDEKEEESSEEEDEDKRRLNDELLGKVVSVTCNSEKADWYPALVVSPSCNDDVTVKKDQCLVRSFADSKFYSVARKDIKELDVQNLPKSESSPKKGLQEASTFLSTKVVPRNWKMDISEILESSSSDEEDGAAAETDEEEEKREEKTEEVAPEEELDPEERDNFLQQLYKFMEDRGTPINKPPVLGYKDLNLFKLFRLVYQQGGCDNIESGAVWKQIYMDLGIPILNSAASYNVKTAYRKYLYGFEEYCRSANIQFRTIHHNEPKVVEDTQKHVEPMEESVKEEQKMPPTEVKKEAEENYSSSESEKEEIELRSPRGRRRLARDATPAKKDSEEDKTQDKLKDSNKENKDIEETPEHAEKKENETPLGKKSTPKQKEKKIKKQEDSDKESDEEEERQREREEIENKGESEGEEDEEDAEPCLTGTKVKVKYGRGKTQKIYEASIKSTEIDDGEVLYLVHYYGWNVRYDEWVKADRIIWPVDKGGPKRKQKKKMKNKEDSEKDEKKDEEKQKSKRGRPPLKSTLPSNTSCSLSKTPNSEGKSGARSARNNLSDSSPLPNGTEDSGSSDSEADESSEKNLNEEFSPETSELEKSEKLHDEKLDEENPKIPHALKENDRTQVQPLETLKLEVEEGEQIVQIFGNKTEQIEEIKREAEKSPKGKGRRSKTKDPSLENAKISPGSQEEVANESLTEPERLDVSSLDCKEISSTTESETEPSTKDKKLLKRKTLEQASPEKRNRRESEMEVPNIVSEERTNECTGAEECRGLNAEEALRTENEEMPSLVAESVQHGQELRNENFEHPSEENENVPLKDEDDAMPQIGPETLLCHEVDLDDLDEKEKSSSEETISEKPDPNASTSNPSALPPAVQSSFSVASPLALSQDESRSIKSESDMTIEVDSVAEESQEGLCESESANGFEASTTSSNCSIAVQEREVGEKGQKRPSDSNSGTLAKKQKRTPKRTSAAAKNEKNGTGQSSDSEDLPVLDSSSKCTPVKHINASKPQKISRSPARVISPHIKDGEKDKHREKHHHQNASPRVYKWSFQLNELDNMSSTERISFLQEKLQEIRKYYMSLKSEVATIDRRRKRLKKKDREVSHTGASMSSASSDTGMSPSSSSPPQNVLAVECR, from the exons TTtttgatgatggtgatgaaagGACCTTAAGACGAACTTCATTATGCTTGAAGGGAGAAAGGCACTTTGCAGAAAGCGAG ACACTTGATCAATTGCCACTAACTAATCCAGAGCACTTTGGAACTCCAGTTATTGGGAAGAAATCTAATAGAGGAAGAAGATCTTCTCTTCCTGT tactgaagatgaaaaggaagaagaaagtagTGAAGAAGAGGATGAAGATAAAAGGCGTCTCAATGATGAATTGCTTGGCAAAGTTGTGAGTGTGACTTGTAATTCTGAGAAGGCAGACTGGTATCCAGCTTTG GTTGTGTCTCCCAGCTGTAATGATGACGTCACTGTGAAAAAGGACCAGTGTTTAGTTCGATCGTTTGCAGATTCCAAATT TTACTCAGTAGCAAGAAAAGACATTAAAGAACTAGATGTTCAAAACTTACCAAAATCTGAGTCCTCTCCTAAAAAAG GGCTACAGGAGGCAAGCACGTTTCTCAGCACAAAGGTCGTTCCTCGGAACTGGAAAATGGACATCAGTGAAATTCTGGAGTCCTCTAGCAGCGATGAGGAAGATGGAGCTGCTGCAGAAactgatgaagaggaagaaaagagagaggagaaaacgGAAGAAGTAGCG CCTGAGGAAGAGCTTGATCCTGAAGAGAGGGACAACTTCCTCCAACAGCTTTACAAGTTTATGGAAGACAGAG gtACTCCTATCAACAAACCACCTGTTCTGGGCTACAAGGACCTTAATCTCTTCAAACTTTTTAGACTGGTATATCAGCAGGGTGGGTGTGACAAT attGAGAGTGGTGCTGTATGGAAGCAAATTTATATGGACCTTGGCATTCCTATTTTGAACTCTGCTGCTTCCTACAATGTAAAAACTGCTTATAGAAA GTATCTTTATGGTTTTGAAGAGTACTGCCGTTCTGCAAACATTCAGTTTAGGACCATCCATCACAATGAACCAAAAGTGGTAGAAGATACACAGAAACACGTGGAACCAATGGAGGAAAGTgtaaaagaggaacaaaaaatGCCCccaacagaagttaaaaaagaagcagaagagaattATTCCAGCAGTgaaagtgaaaaagaagaaatagaactAAGATCCCCAAGG GGACGAAGAAGACTTGCCCGTGATGCAACCCCTGCTAAAAAAGATAGTGAAGAGGATAAAACACAAGATAAATTAAAAGAcagtaacaaagaaaacaaagatataGAGGAAACACCTGAgcatgcagaaaagaaagaaaatgaaactccactagggaaaaaaagtacaccaaagcaaaaagagaaaaaaattaaaaaacaggaGGATTCTGATAAAGAGTCAGACGAAGAGGAagagaggcagagggagag GGAGGAAATTGAGAACAAAGGAGAATCAGAAGgtgaagaggatgaggaggatgcAGAACCCTGCCTGACTGGAACCAAAGTGAAAGTAAAATATGGACGTGGAAAGACTCAAAAAATTTATGAAGCCAGtattaaaagcacagaaattgaTGATGGAGAAGTTTTATATTTAGTGCATTACTATGGTTGGAATGTAAG ATATGATGAATGGGTAAAAGCTGATCGGATTATCTGGCCTGTGGACAAAGGAGGaccaaagagaaaacagaagaaaaaaatgaaa AATAAAGAAGACAGTGAAAAGGATGAGAAGAAGGATGAGGAGAAACAAAAATCCAAGCGTGGGCGACCCCCTCTGAAATCTACTCTTCCATCAAACACATCTTGCAGTTTATCCAAAACGCCGAATAGCGAAGGTAAATCAGGAGCCAGAAGTGCACGGAACAACTTGTCAGATTCCTCACCATTACCAAATGGAACAGAAG ACTCTGGCTCATCTGACAGTGAAGCAGATGAGTCATCTGAAAAGAATTTGAATGAAGAATTTTCTCCAGAAACttcagaactggaaaaaagtgaaaaactaCACGATGAGAAGCTAGATGAAGAAAACCCAAAGATTCCTCATGCATTGAAAGAAAATGATAGGACTCAAGTACAGCCACTAGAAACACTGAAACTGGAAGTTGAAGAAGGTGAACAAATTGTTCAgatttttggaaataaaacagaacaaatagAAGAAATCAAAAGGGAGGCTGAAAAATCACctaaaggaaaagggagaaggagcaAGACAAAAGATCCCTCTTTAGAGAATGCAAAGATTTCACCGGGGAGCCAAGAAGAGGTAGCAAATGAATCTCTTACAGAACCTGAAAGATTAGACGTGTCTTCCTTGGACTGTAAAGAAATTTCCAGCACTACTGAAAGTGAAACAGAACCTTCTACAAAAGATAAGAagcttttgaaaaggaaaactttggAACAGGCATCGCCTGAGAAGAGAAATCGACGAGAAAGTGAGATGGAAGTGCCAAATATTGTATCTGAAGAGAGGACCAATGAATGTACTGGAGCAGAGGAATGTAGAGGGCTGAACGCTGAAGAGGCCCTCAGAACTGAAAACGAGGAGATGCCATCCCTGGTGGCAGAGTCGGTTCAGCACGGGCAAGAGCTGAGGAATGAGAACTTTGAACACCCATCTGAAGAAAATGAGAACGTCCCCTTAAAAGATGAGGATGATGCAATGCCTCAGATTGGTCCTGAAACGTTGCTTTGCCATGAAGTAGACTTGGATGACTTGGACGAAAAGGAGAAGAGCAGTAGTGAAGAAACAATATCAGAAAAGCCAGACCCTAATGCTTCAACTTCAAATCCATCTGCCTTACCCCCTGCTGTCCAGTCGAGCTTTTCAGTGGCCTCACCTCTTGCCCTTAGCCAGGACGAGTCGCGCAGTATCAAGAGTGAAAGCGACATGACCATTGAAGTCGACAGCGTGGCTGAAGAGTCGCAAGAAGGTCTCTGTGAAAGCGAGTCTGCTAACGGATTTGAAGCCAGTACTACATCGAGCAATTGTAGTATAGCCGTGCAAGAGAGAGAGGTGGGAGAGAAAG GTCAAAAAAGACCCAGTGATAGCAATAGTGGAACACTGGCAAAAAAACAAAAGCGTACTCCAAAGCGAACAAGTGCTGCAgccaaaaatgaaaagaatggaACAG GACAAAGCAGTGACAGTGAAGACCTTCCTGTCCTGGACAGTTCCAGTAAATGTACTCCTGTAAAACACATAAACGCATCCAAACCACAGAAGATTTCTCGATCACCTGCAAGAGTGATTTCACCTCACATCAAAGATGGGGAGAAGGATAAACACAGAGAGAAACACCACCATCAGAATGCTTCGCCAAGAGTATACAAATGGAGTTTTCAGCTCA ATGAGCTAGACAATATGAGCAGCACTGAAAGGATCTCCTTCTTGCAAGAAAAACTACAGGAAATACGAAAATACTACATGTCCTTGAAGTCAGAAGTAGCAACCATAGACAGGAGAAGAAAAcgattaaaaaagaaagacagagaag TGTCACATACAGGAGCATCCATGTCATCCGCTTCATCAGACACTGGAATGAGTCCATCATCATCTTCTCCTCCACAAAACGTGCTTGCTGTAGAATGCAGGTGA